A genomic region of Thunnus albacares chromosome 4, fThuAlb1.1, whole genome shotgun sequence contains the following coding sequences:
- the LOC122981160 gene encoding myosin-binding protein H-like isoform X1 yields MPSKPAPIKKAAKKEPAKKEEKAPEPEKAPEPAPEPAPAEPAPAHAEGEAAPAEAAHAEGEAHADAPAEEHAADAAPTDETAAPVAADQPAADAAAPATEESPAAAAAEAPADAAAPATEETPAAAAAAAEAPADAAAPATEETPAAPAEAPADVAAPATEETPAAAAAEAPADAAAPATEETPAAAAAEAPADAAAPATEETPAAAAAEAPADAAAPATEETPAAAAAAEAPADAAAPAAEESPAAPAEAPADAAAAPATEEAAPAAESEAPADGEAAEPPPPEEVKPPTPPPPPPKEPTSAPVDLFVEDKNDTSVTIMWSQPEKVGPDGLDGYTIEICKDGTEDWKAVNEDLQKSCRYVIKNQTTGDRLKIRVVAMNAGGRSPPVALPEAVLVKEVADRPKVRLPRFLRQRYVAHVGEKINLTIPFHGKPKPVVTWTKDGQPLDHKRVNIRSTDRDSILFIRASERPDSGVYEMCVKVDDFEDKASLTLQIVELPGPPATVKIVDTWGFNVALEWTAPTDNGNTDITGYTIQKADKKTGEWYTVLEHYHRLNATISDLIMGNTYKFRVFAENKCGMSEDAAVTKDEAKILKEGIDYKPAEFKEHDFSEPPKFTTALSDRCTTVGYSTKLLCSVRGQPKPKIQWMKNQMIIGDDPKYRQICVQGICSLEIRKPGNFDGGVYACRAKNDHGEVTITCKLEVKQPGAADAEKDKEKK; encoded by the exons ATGCCGTCCAAACCTGCCCCAATCAAGAAGGCGGCAAAGAAAGAACCAGccaagaaggaggagaaggctCCGGAGCCCGAGAAGGCTCCTGAACCCGCCCCGGAGCCCGCTCCAGCCGAGCCTGCCCCAGCCCACGCTGAGGGCGAAGCTGCACCTGCTGAGGCGGCTCATGCTGAGGGAGAGGCCCATGCTGACGCGCCAGCTGAGGAGCACGCCGCAGATG CTGCTCCCACTGATGAAACTGCTGCTCCTGTTGCTGCCGATCAGCCAGCCGCTGATG CCGCTGCACCTGCTACAGAAGAAtcaccagctgctgctgctgctgaggccCCTGCTGATG CTGCTGCACCCGCTACAGAGGAaacaccagctgctgctgctgctgctgctgaggccCCTGCTGATG CTGCTGCACCCGCTACAGAGGAAACaccagctgctcctgctgaGGCTCCTgctgatg TTGCTGCACCCGCTACAGAGGAaacaccagctgctgctgctgctgaggccCCTGCTGATG CTGCTGCACCCGCTACAGAGGAaacaccagctgctgctgctgctgaggcccctgctgatg CTGCTGCACCCGCTACAGAAGAaacaccagctgctgctgctgctgaggcccctgctgatg CTGCTGCACCCGCTACAGAAGAaacaccagctgctgctgctgctgctgaggcccctgctgatg CTGCCGCTCCGGCTGCAGAAGAGTCTCCAGCTGCCCCCGCTGAGGCCCCCGCTGATG ctgctgctgctccggCCACAGAGGAAGCTGCTCCCGCTGCTGAGTCCGAAGCACCGGCTGATG GTGAAGCTGCCGAGCCGCCTCCACCAGAGGAGGTTAAACCACCcacacctccaccacctccacccaAAG AGCCCACAAGTGCTCCCGTGGATCTCTTTGTTGAGGATAAGAATGACACCTCAGTTACCATCATGTGGAGCCAGCCGGAGAAAGTTGGGCCGGATGGTCTGGATGGATACACCATTGAGATCTGCAAGGACGGAA CTGAGGACTGGAAAGCAGTCAATGAGGATCTGCAGAAGTCCTGCCGCTACGTTATCAAGAACCAGACCACTGGTGACCGTCTGAAGATCCGTGTGGTGGCTATGAACGCCGGCGGCCGCAGCCCTCCTGTTGCGCTCCCCGAGGCTGTCCTGGTGAAGGAGGTTGCTG ATCGTCCCAAGGTTCGCCTGCCTCGTTTCCTCAGGCAGAGATACGTCGCTCATGTTGGAGAAAAGATCAACCTGACCATCCCCTTCCAT GGCAAACCCAAACCTGTGGTCACCTGGACAAAGGACGGACAGCCCCTGGACCACAAGAGGGTGAACATCCGCAGCACCGACAGAGACAGCATCCTGTTTATCCGTGCATCCGAGAGACCTGACTCTGGAGTGTATGAGATGTGTGTTAAGGTGGATGACTTTGAAGACAAGGCATCACTCACCCTTCAAATTGTTG AGCTGCCTGGGCCTCCTGCCACTGTAAAGATTGTGGATACATGGGGTTTCAATGTTGCTTTGGAGTGGACTGCACCCACCGACAACGGAAACACAGACATCACAGGTTACACAATCCAGAAGGCTGACAAAAAGACTGGA GAATGGTACACCGTGTTGGAGCATTACCATAGACTTAATGCCACCATCTCTGACCTCATCATGGGCAACACCTACAAGTTCAGAGTGTTTGCCGAAAACAAGTGTGGAATGAGTGAGGACGCTGCTGTCACAAAGGACGAGGCCAAGATCCTTAAAGAGG GTATCGACTACAAGCCTGCTGAATTCAAGGAGCACGACTTCTCTGAGCCACCCAAGTTCACCACTGCTCTGAGTGACAGATGCACCACTGTCGGCTACAGCACCAAGCTTCTCTGCTCTGTCAGGGGACAACCAAAA CCCAAGATTCAATGGATGAAGAATCAGATGATTATTGGAGACGATCCCAAATACAGGCAGATCTGCGTCCAGGGTATCTGCTCTCTGGAAATCCGTAAGCCCGGTAACTTTGACGGAGGTGTGTATGCCTGCAGAGCCAAGAACGATCATGGAGAAGTAACTATCACCTGCAAGCTGGAGGTCAAAC AGCCAGGTGCTGCAGAtgcagagaaagacaaagaaaagaaatag
- the LOC122981160 gene encoding myosin-binding protein H-like isoform X6, which yields MPSKPAPIKKAAKKEPAKKEEKAPEPEKAPEPAPEPAPAEPAPAHAEGEAAPAEAAHAEGEAHADAPAEEHAADAAAPATEESPAAAAAEAPADAAAPATEETPAAAAAEAPADAAAPATEETPAAAAAAEAPADAAAPAAEESPAAPAEAPADAAAAPATEEAAPAAESEAPADGEAAEPPPPEEVKPPTPPPPPPKEPTSAPVDLFVEDKNDTSVTIMWSQPEKVGPDGLDGYTIEICKDGTEDWKAVNEDLQKSCRYVIKNQTTGDRLKIRVVAMNAGGRSPPVALPEAVLVKEVADRPKVRLPRFLRQRYVAHVGEKINLTIPFHGKPKPVVTWTKDGQPLDHKRVNIRSTDRDSILFIRASERPDSGVYEMCVKVDDFEDKASLTLQIVELPGPPATVKIVDTWGFNVALEWTAPTDNGNTDITGYTIQKADKKTGEWYTVLEHYHRLNATISDLIMGNTYKFRVFAENKCGMSEDAAVTKDEAKILKEGIDYKPAEFKEHDFSEPPKFTTALSDRCTTVGYSTKLLCSVRGQPKPKIQWMKNQMIIGDDPKYRQICVQGICSLEIRKPGNFDGGVYACRAKNDHGEVTITCKLEVKQPGAADAEKDKEKK from the exons ATGCCGTCCAAACCTGCCCCAATCAAGAAGGCGGCAAAGAAAGAACCAGccaagaaggaggagaaggctCCGGAGCCCGAGAAGGCTCCTGAACCCGCCCCGGAGCCCGCTCCAGCCGAGCCTGCCCCAGCCCACGCTGAGGGCGAAGCTGCACCTGCTGAGGCGGCTCATGCTGAGGGAGAGGCCCATGCTGACGCGCCAGCTGAGGAGCACGCCGCAGATG CCGCTGCACCTGCTACAGAAGAAtcaccagctgctgctgctgctgaggccCCTGCTGATG CTGCTGCACCCGCTACAGAAGAaacaccagctgctgctgctgctgaggcccctgctgatg CTGCTGCACCCGCTACAGAAGAaacaccagctgctgctgctgctgctgaggcccctgctgatg CTGCCGCTCCGGCTGCAGAAGAGTCTCCAGCTGCCCCCGCTGAGGCCCCCGCTGATG ctgctgctgctccggCCACAGAGGAAGCTGCTCCCGCTGCTGAGTCCGAAGCACCGGCTGATG GTGAAGCTGCCGAGCCGCCTCCACCAGAGGAGGTTAAACCACCcacacctccaccacctccacccaAAG AGCCCACAAGTGCTCCCGTGGATCTCTTTGTTGAGGATAAGAATGACACCTCAGTTACCATCATGTGGAGCCAGCCGGAGAAAGTTGGGCCGGATGGTCTGGATGGATACACCATTGAGATCTGCAAGGACGGAA CTGAGGACTGGAAAGCAGTCAATGAGGATCTGCAGAAGTCCTGCCGCTACGTTATCAAGAACCAGACCACTGGTGACCGTCTGAAGATCCGTGTGGTGGCTATGAACGCCGGCGGCCGCAGCCCTCCTGTTGCGCTCCCCGAGGCTGTCCTGGTGAAGGAGGTTGCTG ATCGTCCCAAGGTTCGCCTGCCTCGTTTCCTCAGGCAGAGATACGTCGCTCATGTTGGAGAAAAGATCAACCTGACCATCCCCTTCCAT GGCAAACCCAAACCTGTGGTCACCTGGACAAAGGACGGACAGCCCCTGGACCACAAGAGGGTGAACATCCGCAGCACCGACAGAGACAGCATCCTGTTTATCCGTGCATCCGAGAGACCTGACTCTGGAGTGTATGAGATGTGTGTTAAGGTGGATGACTTTGAAGACAAGGCATCACTCACCCTTCAAATTGTTG AGCTGCCTGGGCCTCCTGCCACTGTAAAGATTGTGGATACATGGGGTTTCAATGTTGCTTTGGAGTGGACTGCACCCACCGACAACGGAAACACAGACATCACAGGTTACACAATCCAGAAGGCTGACAAAAAGACTGGA GAATGGTACACCGTGTTGGAGCATTACCATAGACTTAATGCCACCATCTCTGACCTCATCATGGGCAACACCTACAAGTTCAGAGTGTTTGCCGAAAACAAGTGTGGAATGAGTGAGGACGCTGCTGTCACAAAGGACGAGGCCAAGATCCTTAAAGAGG GTATCGACTACAAGCCTGCTGAATTCAAGGAGCACGACTTCTCTGAGCCACCCAAGTTCACCACTGCTCTGAGTGACAGATGCACCACTGTCGGCTACAGCACCAAGCTTCTCTGCTCTGTCAGGGGACAACCAAAA CCCAAGATTCAATGGATGAAGAATCAGATGATTATTGGAGACGATCCCAAATACAGGCAGATCTGCGTCCAGGGTATCTGCTCTCTGGAAATCCGTAAGCCCGGTAACTTTGACGGAGGTGTGTATGCCTGCAGAGCCAAGAACGATCATGGAGAAGTAACTATCACCTGCAAGCTGGAGGTCAAAC AGCCAGGTGCTGCAGAtgcagagaaagacaaagaaaagaaatag
- the LOC122981160 gene encoding myosin-binding protein H-like isoform X7, giving the protein MPSKPAPIKKAAKKEPAKKEEKAPEPEKAPEPAPEPAPAEPAPAHAEGEAAPAEAAHAEGEAHADAPAEEHAADAAPTDETAAPVAADQPAADAAAPATEESPAAAAAEAPADAAAPATEETPAAAAAAEAPADAAAPAAEESPAAPAEAPADAAAAPATEEAAPAAESEAPADGEAAEPPPPEEVKPPTPPPPPPKEPTSAPVDLFVEDKNDTSVTIMWSQPEKVGPDGLDGYTIEICKDGTEDWKAVNEDLQKSCRYVIKNQTTGDRLKIRVVAMNAGGRSPPVALPEAVLVKEVADRPKVRLPRFLRQRYVAHVGEKINLTIPFHGKPKPVVTWTKDGQPLDHKRVNIRSTDRDSILFIRASERPDSGVYEMCVKVDDFEDKASLTLQIVELPGPPATVKIVDTWGFNVALEWTAPTDNGNTDITGYTIQKADKKTGEWYTVLEHYHRLNATISDLIMGNTYKFRVFAENKCGMSEDAAVTKDEAKILKEGIDYKPAEFKEHDFSEPPKFTTALSDRCTTVGYSTKLLCSVRGQPKPKIQWMKNQMIIGDDPKYRQICVQGICSLEIRKPGNFDGGVYACRAKNDHGEVTITCKLEVKQPGAADAEKDKEKK; this is encoded by the exons ATGCCGTCCAAACCTGCCCCAATCAAGAAGGCGGCAAAGAAAGAACCAGccaagaaggaggagaaggctCCGGAGCCCGAGAAGGCTCCTGAACCCGCCCCGGAGCCCGCTCCAGCCGAGCCTGCCCCAGCCCACGCTGAGGGCGAAGCTGCACCTGCTGAGGCGGCTCATGCTGAGGGAGAGGCCCATGCTGACGCGCCAGCTGAGGAGCACGCCGCAGATG CTGCTCCCACTGATGAAACTGCTGCTCCTGTTGCTGCCGATCAGCCAGCCGCTGATG CCGCTGCACCTGCTACAGAAGAAtcaccagctgctgctgctgctgaggccCCTGCTGATG CTGCTGCACCCGCTACAGAAGAaacaccagctgctgctgctgctgctgaggcccctgctgatg CTGCCGCTCCGGCTGCAGAAGAGTCTCCAGCTGCCCCCGCTGAGGCCCCCGCTGATG ctgctgctgctccggCCACAGAGGAAGCTGCTCCCGCTGCTGAGTCCGAAGCACCGGCTGATG GTGAAGCTGCCGAGCCGCCTCCACCAGAGGAGGTTAAACCACCcacacctccaccacctccacccaAAG AGCCCACAAGTGCTCCCGTGGATCTCTTTGTTGAGGATAAGAATGACACCTCAGTTACCATCATGTGGAGCCAGCCGGAGAAAGTTGGGCCGGATGGTCTGGATGGATACACCATTGAGATCTGCAAGGACGGAA CTGAGGACTGGAAAGCAGTCAATGAGGATCTGCAGAAGTCCTGCCGCTACGTTATCAAGAACCAGACCACTGGTGACCGTCTGAAGATCCGTGTGGTGGCTATGAACGCCGGCGGCCGCAGCCCTCCTGTTGCGCTCCCCGAGGCTGTCCTGGTGAAGGAGGTTGCTG ATCGTCCCAAGGTTCGCCTGCCTCGTTTCCTCAGGCAGAGATACGTCGCTCATGTTGGAGAAAAGATCAACCTGACCATCCCCTTCCAT GGCAAACCCAAACCTGTGGTCACCTGGACAAAGGACGGACAGCCCCTGGACCACAAGAGGGTGAACATCCGCAGCACCGACAGAGACAGCATCCTGTTTATCCGTGCATCCGAGAGACCTGACTCTGGAGTGTATGAGATGTGTGTTAAGGTGGATGACTTTGAAGACAAGGCATCACTCACCCTTCAAATTGTTG AGCTGCCTGGGCCTCCTGCCACTGTAAAGATTGTGGATACATGGGGTTTCAATGTTGCTTTGGAGTGGACTGCACCCACCGACAACGGAAACACAGACATCACAGGTTACACAATCCAGAAGGCTGACAAAAAGACTGGA GAATGGTACACCGTGTTGGAGCATTACCATAGACTTAATGCCACCATCTCTGACCTCATCATGGGCAACACCTACAAGTTCAGAGTGTTTGCCGAAAACAAGTGTGGAATGAGTGAGGACGCTGCTGTCACAAAGGACGAGGCCAAGATCCTTAAAGAGG GTATCGACTACAAGCCTGCTGAATTCAAGGAGCACGACTTCTCTGAGCCACCCAAGTTCACCACTGCTCTGAGTGACAGATGCACCACTGTCGGCTACAGCACCAAGCTTCTCTGCTCTGTCAGGGGACAACCAAAA CCCAAGATTCAATGGATGAAGAATCAGATGATTATTGGAGACGATCCCAAATACAGGCAGATCTGCGTCCAGGGTATCTGCTCTCTGGAAATCCGTAAGCCCGGTAACTTTGACGGAGGTGTGTATGCCTGCAGAGCCAAGAACGATCATGGAGAAGTAACTATCACCTGCAAGCTGGAGGTCAAAC AGCCAGGTGCTGCAGAtgcagagaaagacaaagaaaagaaatag
- the LOC122981160 gene encoding myosin-binding protein H-like isoform X5 — MPSKPAPIKKAAKKEPAKKEEKAPEPEKAPEPAPEPAPAEPAPAHAEGEAAPAEAAHAEGEAHADAPAEEHAADAAPTDETAAPVAADQPAADAAAPATEESPAAAAAEAPADAAAPATEETPAAAAAEAPADAAAPATEETPAAAAAAEAPADAAAPAAEESPAAPAEAPADAAAAPATEEAAPAAESEAPADGEAAEPPPPEEVKPPTPPPPPPKEPTSAPVDLFVEDKNDTSVTIMWSQPEKVGPDGLDGYTIEICKDGTEDWKAVNEDLQKSCRYVIKNQTTGDRLKIRVVAMNAGGRSPPVALPEAVLVKEVADRPKVRLPRFLRQRYVAHVGEKINLTIPFHGKPKPVVTWTKDGQPLDHKRVNIRSTDRDSILFIRASERPDSGVYEMCVKVDDFEDKASLTLQIVELPGPPATVKIVDTWGFNVALEWTAPTDNGNTDITGYTIQKADKKTGEWYTVLEHYHRLNATISDLIMGNTYKFRVFAENKCGMSEDAAVTKDEAKILKEGIDYKPAEFKEHDFSEPPKFTTALSDRCTTVGYSTKLLCSVRGQPKPKIQWMKNQMIIGDDPKYRQICVQGICSLEIRKPGNFDGGVYACRAKNDHGEVTITCKLEVKQPGAADAEKDKEKK; from the exons ATGCCGTCCAAACCTGCCCCAATCAAGAAGGCGGCAAAGAAAGAACCAGccaagaaggaggagaaggctCCGGAGCCCGAGAAGGCTCCTGAACCCGCCCCGGAGCCCGCTCCAGCCGAGCCTGCCCCAGCCCACGCTGAGGGCGAAGCTGCACCTGCTGAGGCGGCTCATGCTGAGGGAGAGGCCCATGCTGACGCGCCAGCTGAGGAGCACGCCGCAGATG CTGCTCCCACTGATGAAACTGCTGCTCCTGTTGCTGCCGATCAGCCAGCCGCTGATG CCGCTGCACCTGCTACAGAAGAAtcaccagctgctgctgctgctgaggccCCTGCTGATG CTGCTGCACCCGCTACAGAAGAaacaccagctgctgctgctgctgaggcccctgctgatg CTGCTGCACCCGCTACAGAAGAaacaccagctgctgctgctgctgctgaggcccctgctgatg CTGCCGCTCCGGCTGCAGAAGAGTCTCCAGCTGCCCCCGCTGAGGCCCCCGCTGATG ctgctgctgctccggCCACAGAGGAAGCTGCTCCCGCTGCTGAGTCCGAAGCACCGGCTGATG GTGAAGCTGCCGAGCCGCCTCCACCAGAGGAGGTTAAACCACCcacacctccaccacctccacccaAAG AGCCCACAAGTGCTCCCGTGGATCTCTTTGTTGAGGATAAGAATGACACCTCAGTTACCATCATGTGGAGCCAGCCGGAGAAAGTTGGGCCGGATGGTCTGGATGGATACACCATTGAGATCTGCAAGGACGGAA CTGAGGACTGGAAAGCAGTCAATGAGGATCTGCAGAAGTCCTGCCGCTACGTTATCAAGAACCAGACCACTGGTGACCGTCTGAAGATCCGTGTGGTGGCTATGAACGCCGGCGGCCGCAGCCCTCCTGTTGCGCTCCCCGAGGCTGTCCTGGTGAAGGAGGTTGCTG ATCGTCCCAAGGTTCGCCTGCCTCGTTTCCTCAGGCAGAGATACGTCGCTCATGTTGGAGAAAAGATCAACCTGACCATCCCCTTCCAT GGCAAACCCAAACCTGTGGTCACCTGGACAAAGGACGGACAGCCCCTGGACCACAAGAGGGTGAACATCCGCAGCACCGACAGAGACAGCATCCTGTTTATCCGTGCATCCGAGAGACCTGACTCTGGAGTGTATGAGATGTGTGTTAAGGTGGATGACTTTGAAGACAAGGCATCACTCACCCTTCAAATTGTTG AGCTGCCTGGGCCTCCTGCCACTGTAAAGATTGTGGATACATGGGGTTTCAATGTTGCTTTGGAGTGGACTGCACCCACCGACAACGGAAACACAGACATCACAGGTTACACAATCCAGAAGGCTGACAAAAAGACTGGA GAATGGTACACCGTGTTGGAGCATTACCATAGACTTAATGCCACCATCTCTGACCTCATCATGGGCAACACCTACAAGTTCAGAGTGTTTGCCGAAAACAAGTGTGGAATGAGTGAGGACGCTGCTGTCACAAAGGACGAGGCCAAGATCCTTAAAGAGG GTATCGACTACAAGCCTGCTGAATTCAAGGAGCACGACTTCTCTGAGCCACCCAAGTTCACCACTGCTCTGAGTGACAGATGCACCACTGTCGGCTACAGCACCAAGCTTCTCTGCTCTGTCAGGGGACAACCAAAA CCCAAGATTCAATGGATGAAGAATCAGATGATTATTGGAGACGATCCCAAATACAGGCAGATCTGCGTCCAGGGTATCTGCTCTCTGGAAATCCGTAAGCCCGGTAACTTTGACGGAGGTGTGTATGCCTGCAGAGCCAAGAACGATCATGGAGAAGTAACTATCACCTGCAAGCTGGAGGTCAAAC AGCCAGGTGCTGCAGAtgcagagaaagacaaagaaaagaaatag
- the LOC122981160 gene encoding myosin-binding protein H-like isoform X2, with translation MPSKPAPIKKAAKKEPAKKEEKAPEPEKAPEPAPEPAPAEPAPAHAEGEAAPAEAAHAEGEAHADAPAEEHAADAAAPATEESPAAAAAEAPADAAAPATEETPAAAAAAAEAPADAAAPATEETPAAPAEAPADVAAPATEETPAAAAAEAPADAAAPATEETPAAAAAEAPADAAAPATEETPAAAAAEAPADAAAPATEETPAAAAAAEAPADAAAPAAEESPAAPAEAPADAAAAPATEEAAPAAESEAPADGEAAEPPPPEEVKPPTPPPPPPKEPTSAPVDLFVEDKNDTSVTIMWSQPEKVGPDGLDGYTIEICKDGTEDWKAVNEDLQKSCRYVIKNQTTGDRLKIRVVAMNAGGRSPPVALPEAVLVKEVADRPKVRLPRFLRQRYVAHVGEKINLTIPFHGKPKPVVTWTKDGQPLDHKRVNIRSTDRDSILFIRASERPDSGVYEMCVKVDDFEDKASLTLQIVELPGPPATVKIVDTWGFNVALEWTAPTDNGNTDITGYTIQKADKKTGEWYTVLEHYHRLNATISDLIMGNTYKFRVFAENKCGMSEDAAVTKDEAKILKEGIDYKPAEFKEHDFSEPPKFTTALSDRCTTVGYSTKLLCSVRGQPKPKIQWMKNQMIIGDDPKYRQICVQGICSLEIRKPGNFDGGVYACRAKNDHGEVTITCKLEVKQPGAADAEKDKEKK, from the exons ATGCCGTCCAAACCTGCCCCAATCAAGAAGGCGGCAAAGAAAGAACCAGccaagaaggaggagaaggctCCGGAGCCCGAGAAGGCTCCTGAACCCGCCCCGGAGCCCGCTCCAGCCGAGCCTGCCCCAGCCCACGCTGAGGGCGAAGCTGCACCTGCTGAGGCGGCTCATGCTGAGGGAGAGGCCCATGCTGACGCGCCAGCTGAGGAGCACGCCGCAGATG CCGCTGCACCTGCTACAGAAGAAtcaccagctgctgctgctgctgaggccCCTGCTGATG CTGCTGCACCCGCTACAGAGGAaacaccagctgctgctgctgctgctgctgaggccCCTGCTGATG CTGCTGCACCCGCTACAGAGGAAACaccagctgctcctgctgaGGCTCCTgctgatg TTGCTGCACCCGCTACAGAGGAaacaccagctgctgctgctgctgaggccCCTGCTGATG CTGCTGCACCCGCTACAGAGGAaacaccagctgctgctgctgctgaggcccctgctgatg CTGCTGCACCCGCTACAGAAGAaacaccagctgctgctgctgctgaggcccctgctgatg CTGCTGCACCCGCTACAGAAGAaacaccagctgctgctgctgctgctgaggcccctgctgatg CTGCCGCTCCGGCTGCAGAAGAGTCTCCAGCTGCCCCCGCTGAGGCCCCCGCTGATG ctgctgctgctccggCCACAGAGGAAGCTGCTCCCGCTGCTGAGTCCGAAGCACCGGCTGATG GTGAAGCTGCCGAGCCGCCTCCACCAGAGGAGGTTAAACCACCcacacctccaccacctccacccaAAG AGCCCACAAGTGCTCCCGTGGATCTCTTTGTTGAGGATAAGAATGACACCTCAGTTACCATCATGTGGAGCCAGCCGGAGAAAGTTGGGCCGGATGGTCTGGATGGATACACCATTGAGATCTGCAAGGACGGAA CTGAGGACTGGAAAGCAGTCAATGAGGATCTGCAGAAGTCCTGCCGCTACGTTATCAAGAACCAGACCACTGGTGACCGTCTGAAGATCCGTGTGGTGGCTATGAACGCCGGCGGCCGCAGCCCTCCTGTTGCGCTCCCCGAGGCTGTCCTGGTGAAGGAGGTTGCTG ATCGTCCCAAGGTTCGCCTGCCTCGTTTCCTCAGGCAGAGATACGTCGCTCATGTTGGAGAAAAGATCAACCTGACCATCCCCTTCCAT GGCAAACCCAAACCTGTGGTCACCTGGACAAAGGACGGACAGCCCCTGGACCACAAGAGGGTGAACATCCGCAGCACCGACAGAGACAGCATCCTGTTTATCCGTGCATCCGAGAGACCTGACTCTGGAGTGTATGAGATGTGTGTTAAGGTGGATGACTTTGAAGACAAGGCATCACTCACCCTTCAAATTGTTG AGCTGCCTGGGCCTCCTGCCACTGTAAAGATTGTGGATACATGGGGTTTCAATGTTGCTTTGGAGTGGACTGCACCCACCGACAACGGAAACACAGACATCACAGGTTACACAATCCAGAAGGCTGACAAAAAGACTGGA GAATGGTACACCGTGTTGGAGCATTACCATAGACTTAATGCCACCATCTCTGACCTCATCATGGGCAACACCTACAAGTTCAGAGTGTTTGCCGAAAACAAGTGTGGAATGAGTGAGGACGCTGCTGTCACAAAGGACGAGGCCAAGATCCTTAAAGAGG GTATCGACTACAAGCCTGCTGAATTCAAGGAGCACGACTTCTCTGAGCCACCCAAGTTCACCACTGCTCTGAGTGACAGATGCACCACTGTCGGCTACAGCACCAAGCTTCTCTGCTCTGTCAGGGGACAACCAAAA CCCAAGATTCAATGGATGAAGAATCAGATGATTATTGGAGACGATCCCAAATACAGGCAGATCTGCGTCCAGGGTATCTGCTCTCTGGAAATCCGTAAGCCCGGTAACTTTGACGGAGGTGTGTATGCCTGCAGAGCCAAGAACGATCATGGAGAAGTAACTATCACCTGCAAGCTGGAGGTCAAAC AGCCAGGTGCTGCAGAtgcagagaaagacaaagaaaagaaatag